From the genome of Bactrocera oleae isolate idBacOlea1 chromosome 2, idBacOlea1, whole genome shotgun sequence, one region includes:
- the LOC106617703 gene encoding actin maturation protease — translation MSQTLPATPPPPALDPPSIAKKYLPPPKQQQLPTCTWALEYPELQKACFLARVCEDTAPQHCQLRKVTTILQEGPTCGLTALSMLLNGTPNPSELLQIARKLGYTNNGEMFSAQNFFQLICDTLKSANSSIAEVIKTTKATTNNTSANECHITLAAAHCELHQGQLDCAKVRSALQAGACIFVPYDPDYNHSPCLKYGHKAHWALIIGYLVNENNQFFTLARHGKAKNLAVWSMRSLSDSNANLIEFEQPKGYPDCDFLLPPGGIGGDLGLRERAIIVNMLPQENLFIYSRKGRSP, via the exons ATGTCGCAAACATTGCCCGCCACTCCACCGCCACCAGCTCTTGATCCGCCAAGCATTGCTAAGAAATATCTGCCGCCgcccaaacaacaacaattgccaaCATGTACCTGGGCACTGGAATATCCCGAGTTACAAAAAGCGTGTTTTCTGGCACGGGTATGTGAGGACACGGCTCCACAACATTGTCAGCTTCGCAAAGTGACCACTATTCTACAAGAAGGGCCCACCTGTGGTCTAACTGCGTTAAGCATGCTTTTGAATGGTACACCAAATCCTAGCGAACTCTTACAGATTGCTAGGAAGCTTGGCTATACAAACAATGGCGAAATGTTTAGTGCACAAAACTTTTTTCAACTTATTTGTGATACTCTAAAATCGGCAAATTCTTCTATAGCCGAagtgataaaaacaacaaaagccacAACGAATAATACATCGGCCAATGAATGCCATATTACGTTGGCGGCAGCGCATTGCGAGTTACACCAAGGCCAACTTGACTGTGCCAAGGTCAGATCAGCATTGCAGGCGGGTGCTTGCATTTTTGTACC ATACGATCCTGACTACAATCATTCACCTTGCCTAAAATATGGTCATAAAGCTCACTGGGCACTCATCATCGGGTACTTGGTAAACGAGAATAATCAG TTCTTTACATTGGCGCGTCACGGAAAAGCGAAAAATCTGGCAGTCTGGTCAATGAGATCTCTAAGTGATAGTAATGCCAATCTTATAGAGTTCGAACAGCCGAAAGGTTATCCTGATTGTGATTTTCTACTACCACCCGGTGGTATTGGCGGAGATTTAGGTTTAAGAGAACGTGCCATTATTGTAAACATGTTGCcgcaagaaaatttatttatctattcGAGAAAAGGAAGAAGTCCCTAA
- the LSm3 gene encoding U6 snRNA-associated Sm-like protein LSm3 — protein sequence MATEEEQIQVLPVKEPLDLIRLSLDEKVYVKMRNERELRGRLHAFDQHLNMVLGDAEETVTTVEIDEETYEEVYKTTKRTIPMLFVRGDGVILVSPPMRVG from the exons ATGGCAACAGAAGAAGAGCAA ATACAGGTACTGCCGGTCAAGGAGCCGCTCGACTTGATTAGACTTAGCTTGGATGAAAAAGTGTATGTAAAGATGCGAAATGAACGCGAACTACGAGGACGTCTTCAT GCGTTCGATCAACATTTGAACATGGTGCTAGGCGATGCTGAAGAAACAGTAACTACTGTAGAAATTGATGAAGAAACTTATGAGGAAGTATATAAAACCACAAAACGAACAATTCCAATGCTTTTTGTGCGTGGAGACGGTGTAATTTTGGTGTCACCCCCCATGAGAGTAGGCTAA
- the LOC106617718 gene encoding uncharacterized protein, producing MLASHGLLHVPPGQRVAYAAIHFWLLFTQLMSAATVSSSSSNSTTSASSEQPPLQAPPPLPLLMDTALTNCGDEDSPRWRTVCPTANGVDYVLFGSECLLRQTNRERHHSYTGDAKPVFREIALGFCRPSCGLIICEGNEQAICARNVNSGEVRSFSGLCDMARDVCVNGNDWQLINDDACVKLLKSSAPTFPASTTQTPPLTATKGKPFNLKEKIKHGQNVRKEIIRKSIPCPKIFNPVCAELFGVKSTFINECLVNAENVILNKEWNIFSEGICAEDYASSETHKNEISKRSTVASTTVTFQLNAPEQQLNSDVLWTPNIENTNYMNEDVFSSHGGLMRSILQYNQPFGAGHSEQSSLDAMPHNIRILPAVSDRVPVCKFGAGPVCGSSSQYSVHRFENICELLLRNIILNESWVVINEGKCRRCVLNCNTDYDPICITRNGVNYTIINQCHLDHAICRNNLNTWKILGKGECTKILKTIPSSEDNYIKITPVNQNEEYFPRHTRKILESSTEEGAESLKNQNASVVTDQTPSLEAFTEESYNPSSSEPLLRHNISRPIENTTLKTHIMNLWRSSKRKSPSSRRKRN from the exons ATGCTGGCATCGCATGGTTTACTGCACGTGCCCCCGGGTCAACGCGTCGCCTACGCCGCAATTCACTTTTGGCTACTGTTCACCCAACTGATGAGTGCGGCCACGGtcagtagcagcagcagcaacagcacaaCCTCAGCATCCAGTGAGCAGCCGCCGCTTCAAGCACCACCTCCACTGCCGTTGTTGATGGACACAGCGTTGACAAATTGTGGCGACGAAGACAGCCCTAGATGGCGGACTGTTTGTCCCACGGCGAACGGTGTGGACTATGTGCTTTTTGGCAGCGAATGTTTGCTGAGGCAAACCAACCGTGAGCGCCACCACTCGTACACAGGGGATGCGAAGCCCG TTTTTAGGGAAATTGCGTTGGGATTCTGCCGGCCGAGCTGCGGCCTTATAATTTGTGAAGGCAACGAGCAGGCGATTTGTGCCAGAAATGTAAACAGTGGCGAAGTTCGGAGTTTTAGTGGACTCTGTGACATGGCGCGCGATGTATGCGTTAACGGCAATG ATTGGCAATTGATAAACGATGATGCTTGTGTCAAGCTGCTGAAAAGTTCAGCTCCTACTTTTCCAGCCTCAACCACCCAAACTCCTCCACTTACAGCAACTAAAGGAAAGCCCTTTAAcctaaaggaaaaaataaaacatggaCAAAATGTAAGAAAAGAGATCATTAGAAAGTCCATACCATGCCCCAAGATATTTAACCCGGTCTGCGCTGAACTCTTTGGCGTCAAATCGACATTTATCAACGAATGTCTTGTGAATGCAGAGAACGTAATATTGAACAAAG AATGGAACATTTTCTCGGAGGGCATCTGCGCAGAAGACTACGCGAGTTCTGAAACACACAAAAATGAAATTAGCAAGCGCAGTACAGTGGCCAGTACGACTGTTACCTTCCAACTGAACGCACCCGAGCAGCAATTGAACAGTGATGTCTTGTGGACACCAAACATAGAAAACACAAACTATATGAATGAGGATGTTTTCAGTTCACATGGAGGACTAATGAGAAGCATATTGCAGTACAACCAGCCTTTTGGAGCGGGGCATAGCGAACAGTCTTCCTTGGACGCAATGCCACATAATATACGCATCCTGCCGGCTGTTAGCGATCGTGTGCCGGTCTGTAAATTTGGCGCTGGTCCAGTTTGTGGGAGTTCATCGCAATACTCGGTGCATAGATTTGAAAATATCTGCGAGCTGTTGCTAAggaatatcattttaaatgaat CTTGGGTTGTGATTAACGAGGGCAAATGCCGAAGATGTGTCTTGAATTGTAATACAGACTATGATCCCATATGTATCACACGCAATGGTGTTAATTACACCATAATCAACCAATGCCATCTGGATCACGCTATTTGTAGAAATAATTTAAACA CATGGAAGATACTAGGCAAAGGAGAGTGcacaaaaatcttaaaaactattCCTTCAAGCGAAGACAATTACATCAAAATAACCCCAGTGAATCAAAATGAAGAATACTTTCCTAGGCACACCCGGAAAATTCTCGAATCCTCAACAGAAGAAGGAGCTGAGAGCCTAAAAAACCAAAACGCATCAGTGGTTACTGACCAAACGCCTTCACTAGAAGCTTTCACTGAGGAATCCTATAACCCCAGCTCCAGCGAACCTTTACTTCGCCACAATATATCACGGCCCATCGAGAACACCACACTGAAGACTCATATAATGAATTTATGGCGGAGCTCGAAAAGAAAATCGCCGTCCTCTAGAAGAAAGAGAAATTAG